In the Planctomycetaceae bacterium genome, TAAGAGAGAAGTATTAATCTCAGTACGAATCTGAGGGGAACACTCAAGATGGAAGAACTCTGAAGGACTTCTGCAGCAGGATGGCATCGTTCCGAAAGTCTAATCGTATTCGGCTCTGTCAGCGCAGGCGTTTGCGCTCTGATATCACGAGACAACTGCATTACTCATGCTGTCCCGGAATGTTATTTCCGCAATTTTCTGAGAATGAGCGAAAGTCAGCCAGACGATTGAAACGCTGGAGACTCATAGATGAGAGGCGCGAAAGGAATGGATAATGCAACACCCTGTTCTGTCTTAATGCGGGTGTATGTATCATCCACACATTGAGGTTACAGCTGGATGAGGTATTCCGTCAACAACGGAACACTTCAGTATTCTGGAAGTTTTTACTTATTTAAGTGAGCTAATGATTTGATCGCTGAACGGTCGCGACTCAGACTTCTCTGTGATTGTCAACTGGGGCTTGGTCTGGAATCGGGCTCTGTGCGGCCGCGAGGTCGTGCGGTATCTCTGGATGCGAAAGTGACTCATCAGATGTTACAGCGATCTGCCACTTCGTTCAGGAATCCCCCGATGCGTCGTCGATGGATAACTGGCCCTCGCAGGCTCCGAGGAAATGTTCCTTCCTGACGCTTCGGGTTATCTGTATTCCGATTTTTCAACTGACAGCTAGGCTAGGTATGGGCGATGATCACAAGCGTAGTTGCGTAATGCAGGGGGTAGGCCGTGAGGAATTGGTTTGACAGATTCTTGCAGGCTGCAGCAATGTTGCTGTTACTGTTGCTGTTGCTGGCCGGGACAATGGATTCCCGGGTGCATGGCGGCGAGCGGCCGAACATCGTTTTCATTCTTGCGGACGATCTTAGTTGGGCGGATCCCGGTTGCTATGGGCACCCGTGGCATCAGACTCCGAATCTGGATCGGCTTGCGAAGGACGGGATGCGTTTCACGAATGCCTATTCGGCGGCTCCCATTTGTTCTGCTTCTCGAGCTTCTATTCTGACGGGGAAGACACCTGCTCGTTTGCATTTCGAATTCGTAACGAAGAATGAGCCCGGCACTCAGAAGCTTGATGCACCTGTGCCGATGTTGGCTCCACCTTTCACGCTGAATTTATCTCTGGAGGAACGGACAATTGCCGAGGTTCTGAATGAAGAAGGATACCGGACTGCATTCTTTGGCAAATGGCATCTGAACACACATTATCGGCGGTACCTTGGCTGGAGTCCGACGCATGGCCCGGCTCGTCAGGGCTTTCAGATCGCAGAGGAAGATTTTGGCAGTCATCCCTATGCCTGGGGAAAGACGCCACCTCAGAGCATCGAGGTATCGGGAAGTTTTGCGGAGGATTCAATGATTGATCGGACGATCCAGTTCATCAGTCGGGATCACAAACAACCATTCTTTGTGATGGCATCCCAGTTCTACGTTCATACACCTGTGAGGACTCAATGCAAGTGGCTTCTCGAGAAGTATGAAGCACTTGTGCCAGCGGATTCACCGAACCGCAGGAACCGAGTTGCCTACGCGGCGTTCGTTGAAGAACTGGACGATCGCGTCGGCCGAATTCTGACCGCTCTGGATACCGCGAATCTTCGTGAAAGAACCCTGGTTGTATTTACCTCAGACAATGGGGGGCATCCGGAGTATACGGCAAACGGACCATTACGTGGGTCAAAATGGAATTTGTACGAAGGCGGTATTCGCGTGCCGATGATCGTCCGATGGCCGGGGCACGTTATGCCTGGCGCGGTCTGTGAGCTCCCTGTTTCAGGCACGGACTTACAAGCAACATTCGCAGAGGTCGGCGGCCGGGAAATTTCTGACGCAGTGATCAGACATACGGACGGTTCGAGCATCGTTGGGGCATTGTCCGGGGGTGATGAATGGCTGGATCGAGACCTGATCTGGCACTTTCCCTATTACCATCCGGAGGCAGGCTATGCGGTGGCTCCTGACAGGATTGGCATTGATGATTTTGTGACCAGCAGAACGCATCCCCATTCTGCCATTCGCCGTGGCAACTGGAAGCTGATTTACTTTCACGAAAATGATCGGGTCGAGCTTTACGATCTGAAGTCAGATATTTCAGAACAGAATGATCTGAGTGATGAGAATGAGTTGCTGGCAGATCAGCTCAGGCGACGGCTGTTGTTGGGTTTGAAAAACATGGACGCTCGATTTCCATCGCGTATCGTTCGATAATTCCCGCTGTCAGAATTATTCAAGGGTGATGGCTTCCCCTTCATCGGTCAATGGGCGGTTGATTGCAGGCCTTACGAAACACTTCAAGCTCCAGCAAAGAATTGAGATTCATGCGAAACTATTTTTACCTGATTGTTATTTCCGTCGGGTTGGTTGTTCCGGTTGGGCAGTCGCGAGCCAGCGGACAGTCGACTGAGTTTGAGATCTGGCCTGGCGATTTACCAACTGGTTCTGTCAAGTACACCGTTCAGCAGGCTTCTGAACTTCGGGCAAAAACAACGGACGAACGGATTGCTTTCGTAGATCGTCCAACATTGATCGCCTTTCCTGCACCTCCGGAGAATGCCAATGGATGCGCGGTGATTATTTGTCCTGGCGGTGGCTACAACATTCTGGCGTGGCGAAAAGAAGGAACGGAAGTGGCCGAATGGCTGAACACAATTGGAGTGACAGCTTTCGTTCTTAAGTATCGCGTGCCTCGCCGCATTCCCGACAACATCCACTGGGAACCGATGCAGGATATCCAGCGCGCGATTCGTCTGGTTCGCAGCCAGTCAGCGGAGTGGTCGATCGATCCCAACCGAATCGGAACACTGGGCTTTTCTGCCGGCGGACATTTGACCGTGATGTCAGGAGTGCAGTTCGAAACGAAGTGTTACGAGCCAGTTGACAATGTCGATACTTTGAGCTGCCGTCCGGATTTTATCTGCCCAATATATTGTGCATACCTGGGCAAAGATTATGACGATCGCAAAGACACAGAACTTGGGTCGCTCGTTACGGTGACCAGCCAGACTCCGCCGGCTTTCATGGCAGTCACCTGGGATGATTCACTTCGAGGTGCTCAGTCGGCATTGCTTTTCGCTCGGCTTCGGGAATACGGCGTTCCGGCAGAACTTCATGCGTTTACAAGAGGAGGACATGGCTACGGACTTCGGCCATCGGAAAACGCGGTGTCACACTGGCCGGATCATCTGCAGCGCTGGATGGACGCCAGCGGATTGCTGAAGAAATAGAGGGCCCCGCAGACGCTCGCTGCCCATGCTCCGAATTGGTAACAGCATCAACCGAGAATGAGATGTGTGGCAGTTCTCGAAGGCATCGCATGTCGAAACCTGCTACGATCCGGGTGGAGCATTTGCTGTGACTTCTGATGATCGCCACGTCCCGGTGGAGTAATTGCAATGACGGATGAAACGAGGACTTTGTTCGAGCGAATCGGCGGTGCGGAATCTGTTGCCAGCCTGGTCGATGCGTTCTACGGTCGAGTGCTGAGTGATCCTGAGCTGAGGCCGTTCTTTGAGAATTCCAGCGTCGATCACCTGCGCGCGATTCAAAAGGAATTCTTTGCTGCAGCTCTTGATGGACCGGTCATGCATTCCGACCTGGATCTTGCACATATCCATCAGGGCATGGGAATTACTCGCGCCCACTTCAGTCGTTTCGTCCATCATTTGATTCGCGTACTGGAGCAGGCAGAAATGATCCGTCCTGGTGATGCGATGGATGTGATTCACCGCATTTCCACCTACGTTGATGACGTCACTGGTCGAGCGGGGTCATCGGGCGATTAATCCCGGATCTCTGCCGAAGGCATCATCAGGCTGGCCTTTGTCATCGCCGCAATCGGGATTCAACCAGACTGTCGCTTTCCTGCGAATCGGTGTCTTGATCAGCGATCTTGCTGTGCCTGCAAATCATCCAGTTGCGGCAGGCTGTCTCACACAGCTGCGTGTAAGTATTTAGTCTTTCGGTTCATTCTCAAAACGATTCATTCTCAACTCGCGCCTGCCGTCCCCATGATTGGCGGGCAACAGACGAACGGAGATTCGATGGCTCGCCCACAACCCTCACAATCAACACTGGATCGCATGAATCGATACGTCGAAACCTATCGGCGTAAGACAGGGACCAGTGGTCATCCGGATGCCGAAATTACAGAGGGTGTCGTACTGGGATTGTCAGCCAACGTCGAAGAAGTCGGTCGCCCGCTTTGTCCCTGCAATTTCTACCCGGACAAGCAGAAGGAGCTGGAAGATCACGGTCGACGATGGGTCTGTGCGTGTGACGAGATGAAGCAGTTCAAATATTGTCATTGCCTGTTGTTCGTGCGTGAAGACGGACTTCCGATCACGGAATACCTTCCGGAAGATCACGAAGGACGCCAGATCTATGGCGTCACCGCCGACCCCACGCCGCATCTGGGGCGGGAATCGGCGAATCGCTGATTTCTGTAGGCGCTGATTCCTGGCGTCGTTTCCGCAAATGCCCCGCACTTTTCATCGGACGCCGACTCAATGAAGCTCAGCCTTCGGATTTCTGTTGCCTGTTTGACACTTCTGGCACATGGACTGGTAAGCACTGTGGTAGCACAGCAAATCCAGAAGTCAGATCTGTTTGTGGCGGGCGAAGGGGGCTACGGCCGATATCATATCCCCGGTATCGCTGTCACCGCACGGGGAACGGTGCTTGCGTGGTGCGAAGCCCGACGGAACGCTGGTTCCGACTGGGATGACATCGACATCCTGCTGCGCCGTTCAACCGACAGTGGTGTGACCTGGAGCCCCGCTCAAAGGATTGTCGAAGTCAGCGGCGATAAACAAAAAAATCCATTTGCGCTGAAATTGAAAAGCACCGATCCCACAACGGTTACTTACAACAACCCGGTGTTGATCGCGGATCGGGATGGAACTGTCCACATGCTGTTCTGCCTGGAATACATGCGGTGCTTCTACCAGCGCAGCGTCGACGACGGCCTCACGTGGTCACGGCCGGTTGAAATAACCCAGACGTTTGAGACTTTTCGGGATACTTACGACTGGAAGGTTCTTGCCACGGGACCAAACCACGGCATCCAACTGACGACGTCACACAAGCATGCTGGGCGTTTGATCGTCCCCGTCTGGCTTTCCACCGGCACCGGCGGTAACGCCCATCGGCCAAGTGTGACTGCAACCATTTACAGTGATGACGGCGGCAAAACCTGGCAGGCGGGTGATGTAGCCGTGCCGTGCACGGAAGAGTTTATTAACCCGAACGAAACGGTCGCCATTGAACTGGCCGATGGCCGCGTCCTTCTGAATGTTCGCAATGAATCTCTGGCTCACCGACGCATTCTGGTGAGCAGCAGCGACGGAGCTACGGGATGGACTGTCCCGGCGTTTCATCCGGATCTTGTGGAACCGATTTGTATGGGCGGCACAGTTCGGTATCGTCATGCGGACAAGAATCTGTTGCTGTTTTCACATCCCGAAAATCTGTCCCGGGCTGATGGTAAAGAAGTGGCGGGCAGGAGTCGCGACCGTCGCAACCTGAGCGTGCTGGTCAGCAGTGACGAAGGAAAATCCTGGTCGGTGGCTCGCAGCATCGAAGCAGGCTGGAGTGCTTACAGTGATATCAATGTGGCGTCCGACGGTACAATCCTGTGCTTCTATGGCCGAGGTGAAAAGAGCAGTTTCTCGGGCGACCGTCTTACAATGGCTCGATTTGACGCGCAGTGGCTTCTCGGGGCAGGCGATGAGCCGGTGCCTGAATCGGAACCGGAAAGGATGGAAACCGACATCTGCGTGTTTGGCGGAACATCCGGCGGTGTCATAGCTGCAGTTCAGGCAGCGCGCATGGGGAAACGCGTCGTTCTTGTCGAACCCGGAGGCCATCTGGGGGGCATGACATCCGGCGGACTCAGCGCTGTGGATATTGGCGACCCGCGCAGCGTTGGTGGTCTGGCTCGGGAGTACTTCACACGACTTGTTTCGCATTATGGCAAGCAATTGCAATGGGACCAGCCATTCCGTAGTAAGGGTGGTCCCGCGACCGGTGGCGCGTATTCCATCGAACCCAACGTCGCAGAACAGGTTTTCATTGAAATGGCTTCCGAAGCGGGCGTGCTGGTTTTGCTGCACGGCCGTTTGGCTGCCGTTGAGCTCAACAAACAACGTATCGAAAGTATCGGTCTCTCGAGAGCTCATGCCAAACTGTCGGACATTACTTTGCGTGCAAGAGTCTACGTGGACACAACATACGAAGGCGACCTGATGGCAGCTGCCGGCGTCGACTACACTCTGACGCGCGAAGCCAATGCTACTTACGGTGAGCAATACAACGGCATCCACTACGCAGAAAAATACCGGCCTCGTTCGAAGCATCTGATGCCAGGTTCCAATGGCCGCGTTAAAGGTGGTCAGGGAGTCTGGGACCGCGATTTTCCTCTCGATCCGTATGTCCGTCGGGGAGATCTGACCAGTGGACTGCTGCCGCTGGTCAGCGAAGGAGCCCCGGGATCGCCAGGTGAAGCGGCTCCCGGCAACATGGCGTACTGTTTCCGGCTGTGTCTGAGTACCGCGGAAGATCGTAAACCCATCGAACCGCCGGCCGGTTACGATCCGAATCAATACGAACTTGTTGTTCGGTTTATTGAAGCGTGTCTGGCGAACGGCGACCATATGGATCTGCGATGGTTCAGCAAACATGATCCGCTTCCGAATCAGAAATGGGACTTCAACACGGCAACATTTGGCGGCAACCTGCCTGGTGGTCCGAGGCCAGAGGTTGCCCACCATTCAGCACCATCGGTTTCCGTCCCCTGGCCGCAGCGTGTCGATGGATTTGGCTGTTGGGAATGGCCAGAAGCTGGCTACGAGCGACGAGCAGACATCCTGAAAGAAATTGAAAACTACCATCGTGGCTTATTGCACTTCCTTGCCACCGATTCACGGGTTCCCGAAACCGTACGCAAAGATATGCAGCGATTCGGACTTCCAGCCGATGAGTTCCCCGATACTGACGGCTGGCCTCACCAGTTGTATATTCGTGAAGGTCGTCGCATGGTCAGCGATCTGGTCATGACCGAACATCACACATTCGGCCGCACAGTTGCCAAACACAGTATTGGACTGGGTTCGTACGGTACCGACGTGCATGAAATTCGTCGGATTGTGAAAGACGGTGTCGTCACCAGAGAAGGCAAGGTGGCAGGCGGTCGAGGCGGTTTCGGCCCCTATCGAATTGCTTTTGAAGCCATCATTCCCAAAGCTTCACAATGTGAGAACCTTCTTGTCACATTTGCGCTCAGTGCAAGCCATTCGGCATTTGCCAGCATTCGGATGGAACCTGTTTTCATGATTACCAGTCAGTCTGCAGCAACGGCCGCTGCGCTGGCTATAGACCACAACATCGCCGTTCAGAACATCGACTATCAAAAGCTCCGCCAGCGACTTTTGATGGATCGGCAGGTCCTGGAATGGTCACCGAATTAGACTCATGCGACCACACTGATGTCGGGTGTTGAATGGTTGGAATGCCGGTCATTTTATCGTTTTTCCTGCCGCCAGCGTTGTTCTTCTTCCCGCAGAACTTCCCGCTGAATCGCGTCGATATCCAGCGAAAGGAACTGCTGTTCAATTTCATCAGCCTGTGAGATTCTTTCTGAAAGAGGAATATGGTCATCTCCTGGGCCATTGTCGATCGTCGATGATGGAGGACGTTGCTGAGTCTCTCGCGGGCTGCGCAGCAGGCCTTCAATGGATAAGTCCGCTTCATCGAAATCAAATACCTCCGGCCATTCCATGGAATCATGCTCGTTGACTTCCGACGTGACCGGCATCGGGCGGGAGTCTGGTGGTTTTCTTCGCATCGGTGCATTCTGACTGTTGTCCGGATCAATTTGCCGCCAGAACACCGCGCTATCCACACATCGGCACCTCCTGCGTCTTGCTGCTTGGTGCAATCGATGATCACTGGAAACAACCAGCACCTGCCTGGGTGCGCTATGCGTCCTGATGATCTCTTCAATTTCCGAATCGGCATCTCCGCCGGGCTCGGCGAAGTTCACCGTCAGGCCATTAACAACCATTGTTCGGTCTGTGTCGTCAGGAGATTCGAACGCATCGAATATGACCAGCGAATCCGGCAATGCTTCCTGTTGCAGTCGCGATGTGAGTTCCGTAAGAAATCGCTGGCGGCACCGCTGAAGGTCCCCGGGCCCGTACCGGTACCTTGCAAAACCAGCGGCGTGCATGAGGTTGTAGCCATCGATCAGGAGAAAGACACGTCTCATAGTCGTAAAGCTCTTCCGGAGCGAACAGCATCGTATTTTCGCCGGATTCCGGCAGATTCAGACAAAGGCAGCACCGACGACGATCAGACTGCGCGAAACGTACATCTTCGGTCGCACATGATGACAGGATTTGATGCAGGCCGGTATGTTTGCTTCGAATTTCGGTTTCCCGTTTGCACTTTTCTCTCTGGAGCCGTAAACATTCCGTGGCAGTTGGCGTTCGATTTGGCTGGGGCCGCACCTGTCTTCTTCATTTTCATTTGCAATCTGTCATCCTGCAACAGGGCTCCTGTTTAGTGCAACGCAGCACTCCGTATTTCATGGCAATCCTGATCGTCGCTTTCGGGTTGCGTCTTCTGGCAGCGTTTGCAGTTGAGCATCATGTACAGAAGGCAGGTCGAGCCTTCCTGATCGAAGGCGATGCCAACGGCTATTGGGAACTTGCACAAAAAATTGCCGCCGGACAGGACTACTGCATCCATCAACCGCCACGCTATGTTCTGCGGACCCCGGGCTTTCCCCTGCTGCTGGCAGCATCGATTAAGCTCTTCGGACCGTCAATTCTGAGTGCGCGCATAGTGCTTGCTGGGATCGGGGCTGGCTGCTGCTGGCTCACCTGGTATCTCGCTCGCCTGCTGTTCACTGAAAAAAACAGCGCAGCCGAATCGATCGGATTGATGGCCGCAGCCATCATGGCGATCGCTCCACTGCAAGTCGGGAACAGTGTCCTGATTCTGTCCGAAACATTGTTCGCTTTCGGGCTTCTCACGTGTCTGATCCTGCTTGCGAAACTGTTGATGTTCCCCAGCCAGATTCTGCGATGGGCCGGGTTACTGGGCATCTCGACGGGGTTGACGGTACTGATTCGCCCTGGCTGGATTCTTTGGCCAATCGTCAGCTCTGGCCTGGTTCTTCTGCTGTCGACTGCAGCGTACCGATGGAGAATGGCGGCCATCGCGGTAATTCTGTCGGGCTGTTTTCTGGTCCTGTTCCCCTGGGCCTGGCGGAATCATGACGTCACCGGGCACTGGGTTTTTACCTCACTCTGGTCCGGCCCCAGCCTTTACGACGGGATGCATGCCAATGCGACCGGCGCCAGCGATATGCGTTTTGTGGACGAGGAAAATGTCTACGCGACAATGAGTGAATACGATGCAAATGAACACTATAAGTCGCGTGCAGTCGCGTTTGCTCTCGCGAATAAAATGCGAGCGGTTGAGCTGGGGTTCGTCAAGGCTGGCCGATACCTGAGTCTTGCCCTAAATGCCTCAGGCTTTGCAGATAGCCCAGCATCGCTGGTTTCGGTTGTTTTCTACCTCGTTTTTTTTGCCGCTGTGATACTGGGGGTTTACCGCTGGACCGGTTCACCTGCAGGAATTGCTGTCCTGGCCGCGCCCTTCCTGCTGTTTCTGCTGGTTCATATGGCCTTTGTCGGGTCAATCCGGTATCGTTTACCTGTTGAATTTCCGCTTTCCATCTTTGCGGCAAACGCGTTGCAGGGGTGGGACTGGCGTGGTTGGTTCAGGAAGAACTCACCCCGCACCTGAATTGCGTTATTCAGGGGACAAGAACTCGTTACCGCTTCACACGCGGCTGACTTCGGCAAGGATGCATGAAGCCACTGTCTGTCATCAAATGGGCTCTCCTTCTGCTGTTGCTGATCGCTGTTGCGATCGGTGCCGGGGGAGTCTGGTTTTGGCAGAACGGTGACCTGATGGTTCGTCAGGTACTGACCGCCCGTTTCGAGGCCGTTGCGCCGGATCTGAAACTGGAAATCGGACAGATCTCTTTGTTACCCGGGAAGTCGCTGCGTCTGCAGCGCGTTGAACTGCGGGATCGCAGGACGAATAAATCACTGCTTCGGGCAAATGACGTTCTGGCGCTGATCGATGAAACAGAACTTTTCGAACGGCATCGGGTGCATATCACTTCGTTGCGTGCTTCGAAGATTGAAGTGTTGATGCAGCGTCGCGAAGACGGTCGCTGGAACTGGCAGGATTACCGGTTCATCCGTCAGGAAAATCAGGCATTGGTACTGCCACAGATTACGCTGGAGGACGTGCGGACGCAGTTGATGCTTGAACACGGAAGTGGCCTGCCCCCGGCGAACCTGTTGTTGACCAGTTCTTCGTTTCTGGCAGTTCCCTCTTCCAGCACGGCTTACGATTTCACAGGCGATGTCGTCTTACCAAATGCCGGTCCATTAACACTGACGGGCGACTGGGATCTGAAGAGCAGGCAGTGGCAACTGGGGGGACGGATGCGAGATGTACAGGTTGGCCAGAAGCTGGCTGCCCTCGCGCATTCGACGAACCCAGGCCTGCAAAATCAGCTCGAACAAATTGACAGCATCTTCGGGCGATTTGTTCCCGCTGATGCTCAGGGATCAACATCGCCAACGGCTGCACTTGTGATTGGAAGCAGCAGTATCGCTCCTCGATTTCTTGGTGTGCTGAATGTTGACTTTCAGGTAGCCGGTCGCCCTGAAGCCACCATTCCGGATTTTCGTCTGAAGGTCGATATTCGCGATGGTCAGTTATCATCCTCGGCGATTGAGGACACGCTGACTGATGTTCAGGCGACGGTCTTTCGCGACAATCAGAATGTTATCGTCAAACTAACCCAGGCTCGCGATGGGGACGCTCTGCTTTCCGGTGAACTGCGAATGTCGACGCAGCCCGGATCGCCCGCCCCGGAGATCACTCTGCATGCGGAAAACTTTCACGTTGACAAACGTATTCAACCATTCTTTCCGGTAAAGGCACGGCCGTTTTTTGACAACTTTCTGCCGGATGGTTACGTCAGCGGCGATGTCACTTTGCGGCGTGCCGAATCCGGCAAGTGGCTGCCCATTGGCCTGACTGGCACCATTTCGGGAGGTGAGGTCACATTTCACAAGTTCCGTTACCCTGTGCGCAACATTCGGGGGACGGTATCGCAGCGATCCTTCGAAGGCGTACCGTTTACGGATCAGAATGTGATTTTTGATCTGAAGGGAACGGGCACGGCTGGCGAGCAACTGGTTTCGGGGACGGGGGTTATTCAGCGTCCCGGACCGGAAGCAGAAATGCTGTTTGATCTGCAGACCGAAAACTTTCCGATCGACAGTCGCTTCCGTGATGCGCTGGAAGAGGCGGGAAGAAAGGTACTGGATTCGCTTCAGATCTCCGGTCGCGCGGCTTGCAAAGCGCGATGCTATCGACCACCGGGTCTCGATAAACCGACACACATGCTCATGAACGCAACAGTCACCAATGGTGCGATGCGATTTACGGGCTTTCCATACGAAATCAGTGAGCTCAGTGGTCGGCTGGTCTTCAACACGCTCGAAAAGTCCTGGAAGTTTGAAGACCTGAAGGGGCGACACAGCGACGCGATGCTATCTGCGCGAGGATATTATCGAGGAGAGCCCCAGCCTGGCGTTCTCGAGCTGGAAGTGAAGTGCGAGAATGGCCAGCTGGACCCGGATCTCTACAACGCTCTGGGCGACAGCAGTCGCGTCGTCTGGTCAATGTTGCAGCCGAAAGGAAAAGTCAGCTTAACCAGCAACATTCACTGGACGGCCTCACCCGGGCAGAAACCCGTGATTCGACTGCCGGAAGTTGTAATCACCGATGGGGAAATCTACCCGACCGCCTTTCCATATCGAATGACGGTCGATTCACTCAAACTCAGCTACGACCCCAACGATCCAAGATTTGCTGGTGTTCAGCATTGTGAAATTCTGGAGTTCAAGGGGCGCCATAATGAAGCCCCCGTCAGTGCCACAGGGTGGGCTGAAGTCAGCCCTGATGATCTTTGGCAGGTTCATCTGAATGATGTGAATGCCACCGATCTCGAACCGGACGATGATCTGCGAGCAGCACTTCCGGATTCATGGCACGAAACGCTGTCCCGCCTGTCTCGACAGGGAAAAGTTGCCATCGAGAATTCACAGCTGGATTTTCGTGGTGCAACTGACGGACGACTGCAGACGACCGCTGCGTGGGAAATGACCATGCGACTGAAAGACTGTGCGATTGCAGCGGGTCTTCAACTGGAAAACGTATCGGGGATCGTGAATGCGCGAGGCAACTGGGATGGCGCGCACCTGATTAACGCGGGCGACATCCGCCTGGATACGGTC is a window encoding:
- a CDS encoding sulfatase, with the protein product MLLLLLLLLAGTMDSRVHGGERPNIVFILADDLSWADPGCYGHPWHQTPNLDRLAKDGMRFTNAYSAAPICSASRASILTGKTPARLHFEFVTKNEPGTQKLDAPVPMLAPPFTLNLSLEERTIAEVLNEEGYRTAFFGKWHLNTHYRRYLGWSPTHGPARQGFQIAEEDFGSHPYAWGKTPPQSIEVSGSFAEDSMIDRTIQFISRDHKQPFFVMASQFYVHTPVRTQCKWLLEKYEALVPADSPNRRNRVAYAAFVEELDDRVGRILTALDTANLRERTLVVFTSDNGGHPEYTANGPLRGSKWNLYEGGIRVPMIVRWPGHVMPGAVCELPVSGTDLQATFAEVGGREISDAVIRHTDGSSIVGALSGGDEWLDRDLIWHFPYYHPEAGYAVAPDRIGIDDFVTSRTHPHSAIRRGNWKLIYFHENDRVELYDLKSDISEQNDLSDENELLADQLRRRLLLGLKNMDARFPSRIVR
- a CDS encoding group 1 truncated hemoglobin — its product is MTDETRTLFERIGGAESVASLVDAFYGRVLSDPELRPFFENSSVDHLRAIQKEFFAAALDGPVMHSDLDLAHIHQGMGITRAHFSRFVHHLIRVLEQAEMIRPGDAMDVIHRISTYVDDVTGRAGSSGD
- a CDS encoding glycosyltransferase family 39 protein gives rise to the protein MQRSTPYFMAILIVAFGLRLLAAFAVEHHVQKAGRAFLIEGDANGYWELAQKIAAGQDYCIHQPPRYVLRTPGFPLLLAASIKLFGPSILSARIVLAGIGAGCCWLTWYLARLLFTEKNSAAESIGLMAAAIMAIAPLQVGNSVLILSETLFAFGLLTCLILLAKLLMFPSQILRWAGLLGISTGLTVLIRPGWILWPIVSSGLVLLLSTAAYRWRMAAIAVILSGCFLVLFPWAWRNHDVTGHWVFTSLWSGPSLYDGMHANATGASDMRFVDEENVYATMSEYDANEHYKSRAVAFALANKMRAVELGFVKAGRYLSLALNASGFADSPASLVSVVFYLVFFAAVILGVYRWTGSPAGIAVLAAPFLLFLLVHMAFVGSIRYRLPVEFPLSIFAANALQGWDWRGWFRKNSPRT
- a CDS encoding FAD-dependent oxidoreductase — translated: MKLSLRISVACLTLLAHGLVSTVVAQQIQKSDLFVAGEGGYGRYHIPGIAVTARGTVLAWCEARRNAGSDWDDIDILLRRSTDSGVTWSPAQRIVEVSGDKQKNPFALKLKSTDPTTVTYNNPVLIADRDGTVHMLFCLEYMRCFYQRSVDDGLTWSRPVEITQTFETFRDTYDWKVLATGPNHGIQLTTSHKHAGRLIVPVWLSTGTGGNAHRPSVTATIYSDDGGKTWQAGDVAVPCTEEFINPNETVAIELADGRVLLNVRNESLAHRRILVSSSDGATGWTVPAFHPDLVEPICMGGTVRYRHADKNLLLFSHPENLSRADGKEVAGRSRDRRNLSVLVSSDEGKSWSVARSIEAGWSAYSDINVASDGTILCFYGRGEKSSFSGDRLTMARFDAQWLLGAGDEPVPESEPERMETDICVFGGTSGGVIAAVQAARMGKRVVLVEPGGHLGGMTSGGLSAVDIGDPRSVGGLAREYFTRLVSHYGKQLQWDQPFRSKGGPATGGAYSIEPNVAEQVFIEMASEAGVLVLLHGRLAAVELNKQRIESIGLSRAHAKLSDITLRARVYVDTTYEGDLMAAAGVDYTLTREANATYGEQYNGIHYAEKYRPRSKHLMPGSNGRVKGGQGVWDRDFPLDPYVRRGDLTSGLLPLVSEGAPGSPGEAAPGNMAYCFRLCLSTAEDRKPIEPPAGYDPNQYELVVRFIEACLANGDHMDLRWFSKHDPLPNQKWDFNTATFGGNLPGGPRPEVAHHSAPSVSVPWPQRVDGFGCWEWPEAGYERRADILKEIENYHRGLLHFLATDSRVPETVRKDMQRFGLPADEFPDTDGWPHQLYIREGRRMVSDLVMTEHHTFGRTVAKHSIGLGSYGTDVHEIRRIVKDGVVTREGKVAGGRGGFGPYRIAFEAIIPKASQCENLLVTFALSASHSAFASIRMEPVFMITSQSAATAAALAIDHNIAVQNIDYQKLRQRLLMDRQVLEWSPN
- a CDS encoding NYN domain-containing protein — protein: MRRVFLLIDGYNLMHAAGFARYRYGPGDLQRCRQRFLTELTSRLQQEALPDSLVIFDAFESPDDTDRTMVVNGLTVNFAEPGGDADSEIEEIIRTHSAPRQVLVVSSDHRLHQAARRRRCRCVDSAVFWRQIDPDNSQNAPMRRKPPDSRPMPVTSEVNEHDSMEWPEVFDFDEADLSIEGLLRSPRETQQRPPSSTIDNGPGDDHIPLSERISQADEIEQQFLSLDIDAIQREVLREEEQRWRQEKR
- a CDS encoding alpha/beta hydrolase, whose translation is MRNYFYLIVISVGLVVPVGQSRASGQSTEFEIWPGDLPTGSVKYTVQQASELRAKTTDERIAFVDRPTLIAFPAPPENANGCAVIICPGGGYNILAWRKEGTEVAEWLNTIGVTAFVLKYRVPRRIPDNIHWEPMQDIQRAIRLVRSQSAEWSIDPNRIGTLGFSAGGHLTVMSGVQFETKCYEPVDNVDTLSCRPDFICPIYCAYLGKDYDDRKDTELGSLVTVTSQTPPAFMAVTWDDSLRGAQSALLFARLREYGVPAELHAFTRGGHGYGLRPSENAVSHWPDHLQRWMDASGLLKK
- a CDS encoding ferredoxin-thioredoxin reductase catalytic domain-containing protein is translated as MARPQPSQSTLDRMNRYVETYRRKTGTSGHPDAEITEGVVLGLSANVEEVGRPLCPCNFYPDKQKELEDHGRRWVCACDEMKQFKYCHCLLFVREDGLPITEYLPEDHEGRQIYGVTADPTPHLGRESANR